A stretch of the Zeugodacus cucurbitae isolate PBARC_wt_2022May chromosome 6, idZeuCucr1.2, whole genome shotgun sequence genome encodes the following:
- the LOC128922410 gene encoding uncharacterized protein LOC128922410, with translation MHCKVALICLLSITAINAHVIPRFNHSTYHSEAERELQLPSSIEKPLRHLLHSFKDYGKPKLLSNGSLGSEQPDWLNRNESSVADNVTNVQQTINDCMNKLKGFAATLALQNKAKNRVVRSTIALNLGKVENDSTDGESTVNKEKLKNLLSSIFDEDSTDGESTANKEKLGNLLSSIVDEDSTNGESTAIKEKLMNILLSVFKKDSTDSESTANKEKLKNLLSSIREEDTTDSGSTGDEDGDEEYMRKFISSIFEDEITNYLPNIIHEELESQLPSILEESVLNILSNIFDENSTDTDSDEEETTWTDVIKWILAIFYIVTNA, from the exons ATGCATTGTAAAGTCGCTCTAATTTGTTTGCTGAGTATAACAGCGATTAATGCACATGTAATACCTCGTTTTAATCATTCAACCTACCACTCAGAAGCCGAACGAGAACTACAGTTACCGTCAAGCATCGAGAAACCTT TACGTCATTTGCTGCACTCCTTCAAAGATTACGGCAAACCAAAGTTATTATCAAATGGAAGCTTAGGAAGCGAACAACCTGACTGGCTGAACCGCAACGAAAGCTCAGTCGCTGATAATGTTACAAATGTACAGCAAACTATTAACGATTGCATGAACAAACTGAAGGGTTTTGCTGCGACTTTAGCACTACAAAACAAGGCTAAAAATAGAGTTGTGCGCAGTACTATCGCGCTTAATCTTGGTAAAGTTGAAAACGACTCCACAGACGGCGAGAGCACTGTgaataaagaaaaattgaaaaatctgcTCTCAAGCATCTTTGATGAGGATTCCACAGATGGCGAGAGTACTGCGAATAAAGAAAAATTGGGAAATCTTCTTTCGAGCATCGTTGATGAAGATTCCACAAATGGCGAGAGTACTGCGATTAAAGAAAAATTGATGAACATTCTATTAAGCGTCTTTAAAAAAGATTCCACAGATAGCGAGAGCACTGCgaacaaagaaaaattgaaaaatctgcTCTCAAGCATCCGTGAAGAAGATACCACAGATAGCGGTAGCACTGGAGATGAAGATGGGGATGAGGAATACAtgagaaaatttatttcaagcaTCTTTGAAGATGAAATCACAAACTATCTTCCAAACATCATTCACGAAGAATTAGAATCGCAACTTCCGAGCATTCTTGAAGAATcagttttaaatattctttcaaACATCTTTGACGAAAATTCCACAGATACTGACAGTGATGAGGAGGAAACAACATGGACAGATGTTATTAAATGGATTTTGGCCATTTTCTATATCGTAAcgaatgcataa